In Lutra lutra chromosome 13, mLutLut1.2, whole genome shotgun sequence, one genomic interval encodes:
- the AMBP gene encoding protein AMBP: protein MWSLRAVFLLLTACLALSASPVVTPPDDIQVQENFDISRIYGKWFHVAMGSTCPWLKKFMDRMSMSTLVLGEGVTDGEISMTSTRWRRGTCEEISGAYEKTSTNGKFLYRKPKWNITMESYVVHTNYDEYAILLTKKFSHRHGPTITAKLYGRQPHLRESLLEEFREVALGVGIPEDSIFTMADKGECVPGEQEPEPTPHTRARRAVLPQEEEGSGTGQLVTDFHEKEDSCQLGRAEGPCLGMVTRFFYNGSSMACETFQYGGCLGNKNNFASEKECLQTCRTVAACSLPIVPGPCRGYHELWAFDAAQGKCVRFIYGGCQGNGNKFYSEKECKEYCGVPSNGDKELLHLFN from the exons ATGTGGAGTCTCAGGGCTGTGTTTCTGCTGCTGACTGCCTGCCTGGCCCTGAGTGCCAGTCCCGTGGTGACGCCACCCGACGACATCCAAGTGCAAGAGAACTTCGACATCTCTCGG ATCTACGGGAAGTGGTTTCACGTGGCCATGGGCTCCACCTGCCCATGGCTGAAGAAGTTCATGGACAGGATGTCTATGAGCACGCTGGTGCTGGGCGAGGGGGTGACAGACGGGGAGATCAGCATGACCAGCACACGTTGGCg GAGAGGCACCTGTGAGGAGATCTCCGGGGCTTATGAGAAAACCAGCACCAACGGAAAGTTCCTCTATCGTAAACCCA AATGGAACATCACCATGGAGTCCTACGTGGTCCACACCAACTATGATGAGTATGCCATCCTTCTGACCAAGAAATTCAGCCACCGCCACGGGCCTACCATCACTGCCAAGCTCTATG GGCGACAGCCACATCTTCGAGAAAGCCTACTGGAGGAGTTCCGGGAGGTCGCCTTGGGTGTGGGCATCCCTGAGGACTCCATCTTCACAATGGCCGACAAAG GTGAGTGTGTCCCCGGGGAGCAGGAACCGGAGCCCACTCCGCACACG AGAGCCCGGCGGGCTGTGCTGCCCCAGGAGGAAGAAGGATCGGGGACCGGGCAACTGGTAACTGACTTCCACGAGAAGGAAG ACTCCTGCCAGCTGGGCCGTGCAGAAGGGCCTTGCCTGGGGATGGTCACGAGGTTTTTCTATAACGGCTCCTCCATGGCCTGTGAGACCTTCCAGTATGGCGGCTGCCTGGGCAACAAGAACAACTTCGCCTCGGAGAAGGAGTGTCTGCAGACCTGCCGGACCGTGG CGGCCTGCAGTCTCCCCATCGTCCCCGGCCCCTGCCGAGGCTACCATGAGCTCTGGGCATTTGACGCTGCCCAGGGGAAGTGCGTCCGCTTCATCTACGGGGGCTGCCAAGGCAACGGCAACAAGTTCTACTCGGAGAAGGAGTGCAAGGAGTACTGCGGGGTCCCCAGCAATG ggGACAAGGAGCTGCTGCATTTATTCAACTGA